GCGCGTTCCTCGAGAAATTCGGGATTGGCCATGATCAGCTCGATCCCCGGCAGGTCTGGCCCGCCGAAGGTCACGCCACAGTCCACCACGATCCATTTGCGCGACTTTTCTGGCCCGAAGCCGTACGCGCCCATATTCATGCCGATCTCGCCGACGCCGCCAAGCGCCACAAAGACGAGTTCATCCCTTTGGGTTTTAGCCATGGGTCAGTTCAGTCCTTTCGAACGCAACGCCGGAGCGAACTTTGGTCGCCGGTCGCCTGCGTAATTGATGGTCAGCTTCGGGCGCTGGCCGTTGCCCCAAAATGCACGTCACCCGCGGTAATCGCGATCCGACGATCATCCTCGACGCGAACGATCAATCGCCCGACGTCGTCGATAGATTCAAATATGCCCCGCAGCACTGCGCCGTCCTGATTGACGGCCACAGGTGCTCCGATGCCGGCGGCCGATGCACGCCATTGCGTGAGAACCTCGGCAATCCCGCTTCCGTCATTCCAGACGCCGAAAGTTTCGGTCCAGGCGTCACTCAGCGCAGCAAAGACGTCTTCAGCACCGCGTGGCACGCCAAGTTCGAGCAAACTGGTGGCTGGATACGGCAAACCCTGCGGCGCAGCAACAACATTGACGCCGATGCCGATGGCAATGGCCTGGCGGCCGTCCGGCAATTTATGGGCTTCGAGCAGGATGCCGG
This sequence is a window from Devosia beringensis. Protein-coding genes within it:
- a CDS encoding biotin--[acetyl-CoA-carboxylase] ligase, with protein sequence MNDFSLGPKARAAGYRLRGYDTIGSTNAEALEAATAGEPGGIWFAARQQSAGRGRRGRIWESPHGNLAATLLIVPDCDPTLSATLGFVAGVSLSRALAVVLPKGLVRIGLDGGDSRDGQSRIALKWPNDVLADGAKLAGILLEAHKLPDGRQAIAIGIGVNVVAAPQGLPYPATSLLELGVPRGAEDVFAALSDAWTETFGVWNDGSGIAEVLTQWRASAAGIGAPVAVNQDGAVLRGIFESIDDVGRLIVRVEDDRRIAITAGDVHFGATASARS